The Labilithrix sp. nucleotide sequence GGGCGTAGCCGAGCTGGTCCTCGGGGAACTTCGCGGTGCTCGGCTGCACCGGGACGTCGAAGGGGAGCGCGGCGTTGAAGCCGTACGCCTTCGCGGTCTCGTCGAGCTCGGCCGGCTTGAGGTGCGCGAGCGCGAGGCGCGCGAACACGGTGTTGACGCTGCGGCCCATCGCGAGGGCGACGGTGGTGCACCACTTGTCGCGCTTCGGATCGGGGACGAGGTCGTGCGCGAGGAGCCGCTGCTCGCCGCCGGAGTAGCACTCCTTCTGGTCGGGCGTCGCCTGCTGGTGCTCCACGAGCGACGTGCCGGTGATGACCTTGAAGACGCTCGCCGCCGGCGCGGTCGCCTCGATCGCGAGGTCGCGCTTGGGCCCTTTGTCGACGTGGCTCGCGTAGACGAGGACGCGCCCGGTGTCGACCTCCATCACGACGACCGCCGCCTCGGGGAGGTGGTGCATCGACATGACGTTGTCGGCGGTGCGCTGGAGCGCGGGCTCGACCGAGAGCTTCACCGTGCGCTTGTCGGGGAGGAGCGCGGTCGCGCCGCTGTCCTTCACCTCCATCTTCGCGAGGTCGACGCCCGCGAACGAGGGCGGCGGCGGCGCGACGGCGGCGGCGGCCGCCTGCGGCGCGGTGAGCTTCGCGATCGACGGCGGCGTGTCGGCGCGTCCGCGCCGCGCGAGGAGGACCGCCACCGTAAGGGCGATCGGGACCGCCACCACCGCTGCTACTTTTCTCGTCGCGAGGGGAGGCCGTCGCATGCCGAATCGTGTGACACGGTCCGCTTCGACCGGGCAAAGAAATGGATCGTCCAGTGGGTCGAATCGACGGATAGTGGCCCGGAACATGAGGGTTTTTCCCAGGAGGTGCTTTCGCAGCCTTGGAACGCTCGCGGCCGCGCTGTTCTTCACCGGAGCGGCGTTCGCGGACGCGCACGGGGTCGCGCCGGGCGGCGGCGGGCTCGAGGGCGTCGAGGCGACGCTGAAGGGCGCGACGCTCGAGGTGCGGGCCGGCGGGGCGACGCGGTCGATCGCGTTGCCGCTCGCGAAGCCCGAGGCGCGCATCAGCACGATCGCGATCGGCGAAGGCAGGCACGTGCTCCACGTCCACGCGACGGAGGGAGCGCTCGGTCTTCCGAGCGCGTCATGGCAAGCGCGCACGTGGGACGCGGTCTTCGCCGGCGGCAAGGAGGTCTTCGCGGGACCGACCGGCTACACGGCGGGCGAGGACGGCGAGCGCACGGGGCAGATCGTGGAGGTGACCGATCGCGACGACGCGACGAAGTTCGTGCTCGTCGCCGACGTGCGGGAGGACACGCGCATCTGCGGCCAGGCGACGACCCCGCTCTCGGTGCGCGGCCTCGACGCGAAGACGCTCGCGCTCCGCGGCGCCTCGCTCCATCGCATCGCGAAGAAGGAGCGCGACGCCGCGACGCGCATCGTCGCGGTCGCGATGGGCGGAACCGCGCGTCCGCCGCTCGCGCGCCTGCTCGCGGCGAGCGGCGCGAGCGGCGGCAAGGCTCCCGCGATCACGGACGGCAAGCTCGAGACCGCGTGGAGCGAGGAGCGCCCCGGCGACGGCCACGGCGAGTTCGTCGCGATGCGCGCCCCAACCGAAGCGCCGCTGCACTCTTTGGTCGTCACCCCCGTGCCCGCGCACGCGCCGCCGGCGGCGGAGCGCGGTGCGCCGGGGCACGCGACGCCGTCGCCGGAGCGCGTGGCGCCGCGCACGTTCTTCGTCGCGACGGATGCGCGGCTCTTTCACGTGACGATGCCGGAGGACGCGCGCGCGAACGTCGCGTACGAGGTCCCCTTCCCCGAGCCGATCCGCACGTCGTGCGTCGCGCTCGTGCTCGACGAGGCGTACGACGGCGATCGCGCCGCGCCGGTCGTGACGATCGCGGAGGTCGCGGCGCGCACGAAGCTCGACGTCGACGGCGCGACGTTCGACGACGTCGCGAAGGAGCTCTCCGGCGCCCGCGCGGACGAGGCGGCGGCGGTCCTGCGACGCGGCGGCGATCCCGCGCTCGCGGCGGTGAGCGCGCGGTGGTCCTCGCTCGACGCGAAGGCCCGCGCGTTCGCGGTCGACGTCGCGTCGAGCGCGGGCACGTGCGGCGGCCCCGCAATGGAGCTCCTCACCCGCGCGCTCGCGGACGAGGCGAGCGAGGTGCGCCGCCGCGCGAGCGGCCGCATCGAGCGATGCGGGAAGCAGGCGACCGAGTCGCTCATGCTCGCGGTGCGCTCGAGCGAGGAGCGGCGGCGCGCGGCGTCGGCGGGCCTCCTCGCGTCGATCGCGCCCGCGGCGGCGTTCGATCCGCTGAGCGAGGTCGCCGGCGCGGGAGCGACGGAGACACGACGCGCGGTCCGCGCCGCGCTCGCGCGGGCAGCGACGGCGACGACGCGCGAGAAGCTCACCGCCGCGCTCGCGCGACCGGGCCTCACGCCGGACGCGCGGCTCGACCTCGTGCGCGCGTTCGGCCCGCGCCTCGCGGAGCTGCGCCCGGAAGCGGAGGCCGCGCTCACCGAGGTCCTCGCCGCGACGCCGGACATGCGCACGCGCTGGCTCGTCGCCGAGCCCGCCGCCCAGCTCGGCGACGTACCGCGCCTCGTGTCCCTCGCGAACGATCCGGAGTGGCCCGTCCGCGCCCGCGCCCTCGAGGCCAGCGCCACGCTCCCCGCGATGCAGCCATCGCGCATGAAAGGCGCAGCCGACCCGCACCCCCGCGTCCGCGAAGCCGCCCTCCACGCGATGGCCGCCGCTTCGAACCCGAGTCGCTCCCCGACGAACGGCGCAGGCTCGAGCCACGACGCGTCCTCTTCCAAGGCGAGCGGCGCGGCGGCGGCGCGGGCGCTCGGCGGTGACACGTGGACCTTCGTGCGTGTCGCGGCGGCGGAGGTGCTGGGCGCGACGGGGGCGGAGCCGGCCGCGCTCGCGAAGGGGCTCGGCGACCGAAGCGCGAAGGTGCGCGCCGCGGCGGTGGTCGCGCTCGGGGCGAGCCGCGCGGCGGGCCAGGCGAGCGCGATCCGGGCGCGCCTCGACGACACGCAAGAGGACGTCGAGGTCCGCGCGCTCGCGGCGCGGACGCTGGGGAAGCTCTGCGTGCAGAGCGCAGCCGATCGCCTGACCCACCTCGCGATCCTCGCGCGGTCGCCGGTCGACGAAGCCGACGAGCGCATCGGCACGGCCGCGCTCGAGGCCCTCGGCATGCTGCACCCCCCCGACATCGAGAAGCGCCTCGCCCCGCTCCGCGACCCGAAGTCGCGCACGCTCCTCAAGCGCGCCGCCGACGCCGCCGTCGCCGAGCGCGGCAGCTGTCGCTGACACCTGCAGCATTTCGCATGGGTCTTCACACCGGACCGAGAACGCGCGGCTCCACGCGCGCCCCGCTCGACCGTACCGCGCCCCGCTTTTTACGAGCGATCGCCGCGCACGACCGCCCGCGCCGGAGGTGGCGCCGTTCGTGCCTCCTCATGGCCTCGTGCCTCGGATCGAACTGGTCGCGTCGCTCGTCGCGCTCGTGTGGGGCGGCGTGGTGCTCGCGGCGATGGGCGCCTCCGCGCTCGTGATGCCCTACGAACGGTGGACCGCCGAGCTCGGCTCGTTCCGCAGCCTCGCGGCCTGCGGGACCGTCCTCGGCCTCCTCGCCACCGCCTTCTTCGCGCTCGAGCGCCGGAAAGTCGAAAAGCGCCTCTCCCGCTAGGGAGGGCGCTTCATGACGACGTGGCTCCGAGCGCTCAGGCGCGCGGGATGACGGTCTCGATCTCGGTCTCGAGCGGGCGCTCACTGACGAAGAGCGGGCCGTCCTTCATCGGGTCGTAGTTGTCGTCCTGGTAAGACGAGATCTCGGCGTCCATCTTGATCTCGACCATCTCGGGCTTGTTCCACATGTTCGTCCTACCTTGTGTGCAATGAGTCTGACTCGGATTTCCGAACGCGCAAGGTGAATTTTTCGCGCGTGATTCTCAGGGTTTGGGCGCGCCGGCGCGGATCCACTCCTCGAGGGCGTGGAACGACTCGGGATCGATGCCGCCGGCCGGCATCTGCGGGTAGCCCTCGCCCTGGATGCGGAGGACCAGCTCGCTGCTCATGTCGCCGCCCTGCACGAGGGCCGGGCGCGCGCCGCGCGCTTCGGTGAGGCGCTTCCAGTTGCCGACCGCGTCGCACTTGTCGAGGCGGAGGTTGCCCGGATAGCCGGGTCCGACGCCGTGGCAGCTCGTGCAGTTCTTGTCGAGGACCTCCTTCTGCATCACCGACATCGCGTCGTTCTTGCGCGAGAGCTCGCGGCAGCGCGCTTCGACGGCGGGATCGGCGCCGGGGCGGACGATCGGGATCGCGCGCATCGGGAGGCCGTTGCCCTCGGCCGCGTTGAAGGAGAGGCGGAGGACGTTGCCGTTCTTGTCCTCGGTGATGTAGAGCGAGCCGTCCTTCGCCGCGAGGACGTCGACCGGCGCGCCGAGCGGCTCGCGGCCGTCCGCGCTCTTCTCCCAGCCGCGGATGATGTCGAGCGGCTCGCCGCCGCCGGGGATGCCGTTCGCGTCGACCGGCACCATCACGAGGCGGTGCCCGTTGTCGCGATAGCCGTGGTACGTGACGATGAGCTGGCCCTTGTACGCGCTCGGGAGGAGCGAGCCGTCGTAGTAGGTCATGCCGAGCGGCGCGGCGTGACCGGGGAGGAGGAGCGCCGGCGCGGTGTAGCGCGAGCAGTCGACGCGGCCGCGGTACTCGGGGCTGACCGCGTTGTTGTCGAAGCAGTAGGGCCAGCCGTAGTGCGCGCCCGGGACGATGACGTTGAGCTCCTCGTGCGGGAAGTCCGCCTCCGTGTCGCGGTACGACGCGTCGGCCTTCTCGATCGAGTCGCGCGAGTTCTCGCCCTGGAGGAGCGCGCCGCTGGTCGGGTGCACCGCGAGCGCCATCGAGTTGCGGAGGCCGCGCGCGACGACGGTGAAGCCGGTCGCGACGTGCTCGGCGTTGTTCAGGTCGTACGCGCGGATGGTGCCGAGCGCGTTGTTCCCCTCGGCCTCGACGCACGGCAGCGCGTAGCGGCGGCTCGAGCCGCTGCCCGTCTCGCAGTTGTCCGAGGCGGAGCCGATGTTGACGTAGAGCTTCCACGGATCGCGCTTGTCGAAGACCATCTTCTTGAGCGGATGCCGGTACGGATCGCCCTTCGGGAGGTCCTTGATCACGACCTTGAAGCGCGGCTGCTTGTAGTCGCCCGTGGTGCGGAACGGGCCCGTCCGCGGGACGGGGTCCACCGTCGCCTCGTAGGGATCGAAGCGGAACACGCCCGTCGGCGTGCCGATGTACGGGAGGCCGTCGGGCCCCACCGTCACGCCGCTCGGCTTGTCGATCAGCTTCGCGATCCGCGTCTTCGAGAACGTCTTGTTCGGGAGGCGGCGGAGGAGCCACACCGCGCCGCGGTCCTGCGCCCAGCCGCCCATCTCCGCGAGGACGAAGTCGCCGCTCGGGAGCTCCGCGATGCCGCGCGAGTACGTGAAGCCCTGCGTGACGAGGCCGACGCAGATGCCGGGCGGCGTCTTCAGCGTCTTGAGGCGGGGGAGGCCGTCGCAGGTGCCCTCGGTCGTGTACGCCTCCTCGCCGGAGCCCTCGTCGAGCGCCTCGTCCTCGTCGGTCGGGGCCCCGCAGGCCGGCGCGAACGCGGCGAGCGAGAGGGTCGCGAGGACGGCCAGGGAGAGCATCGCCGAGCGCATGGTGGGGCATACTGCAACCGTGGGGCCACCCTCACCTACATAGGCCCCACACGAAACCTTTCAGGTTTTCGATGATGGACCGGTGTAATTTTTTCGATCGCGGATCCTGCGTAGCTCAGACCTCATGCGGCCCGGATCGCGAGAGAAGGCCTTAGTTTCCGCTTCTCGAGGACGAGGCGAAGGCCCTCGCTCGGCGTGATCGTGATCGATCGGCGGACCATCCTGACCGGCTTCTTGCCCTCGAAGGCGAAGCCGCAGCGCGACACCAGTCGCGCGAGCACCATCTTCATCTCGTAGACCGCGAAGGCCATCCCGATGCAGCGCCGGATGCCGCCGCCGAACGGGAAGAACTCGTGGGCGGAGAGCTTCTTCCCCACGAACCGGCGCGGATCGAACGTCTCCGGGTTGGGGAACGCCTCGGGCCGGCGATGGGCGAGGTAGATCGAGCAGACGACGAGCTCCCCCTTCTTCATGTCCATCCCGCCGACGGTGCGGTCCGTCGCGAGCACGCGCCCGACGATGGGGATGACGGGGATGAGCCGCAGCGCCTCGCGGACGACGCCGTCGAGGAGCGGCGCCTTGTTGATCGCCTCGGGCTTCGGATCGGGACCGAGCGCCTCGACCTCGGCGTGGAGCTCGGCGAAGAGCGCCGGTTGTTCGAGGAGGTGCTTCATCGCCCAGCTCAGCGCGGTCGCGGTCGTCTCGTGCCCCGCGACGAGGAGCGTCACGAGCTCGTCGCGGAGCTCCTCGCGCGACATCGGCTCGCCCGCGTCGTCGCGCGCGTCGAGGAGGAGCGAGAGGATGTCGGGACCGCGGACGCCGGACGCGCGCTTGCCGTCGATCTCGCGATGGAGGAGGTCGTTGCTCGCGTCCACCGCGCGGCGGAAGCGGCCGTACGGGCTGTAGCCGCCGAGCTCGAACTGCATCGCGGGGATGAGGAGCGGGGCCCACGCGCCGAGGTCGAGGAGCCGCTTCGTGTTCGTGACCATCTGCTCGAGGCGCGGTCCTTCGAAGCCGAAGATCGTGCGGACGATCACGCGGAGCGTGACGTCCTGCATCGACTCGTGGAACGCGAACGGCCGCCCGTGAGGCATCGCGTCGATCGCGTCGTCGGTGACGTCGAGCATCGTCTGCCCGTACGCCTGCATGCGCTCGCCGTGGAACGGCGGCAGGAGGAGCTTCCGCTTCCGGAGGTGCTTTTCGCCGTCGACCATCAGCACCGAGCGATCGCCGAGCAGCACCGCGAGCGTCTGGTTGAAGCGGCCCGCCTCGAGCTCGTCGCCGCCGTCGGAGAAGACCTCGCGCACGTCGTCCGGGTTCGAGAAGACGTTCACCTCCATCCCGAAGATGCCGAGGCGGAAGGACTCGCCGTGGAGCGCGCGGAGCTCGTCGAGGTACGGATACGGCGACCGCATCCAGCGCCAGGACGAGTACGCCATCGAGTGCTTGCGGGGCGGCAGCGTGGGCATGGAAGAGCTATAGGTCCTCTCGTCGGCGCGGACGAGTGCGGGTAGCATTCCCGCGATGCGCGCCATCGTCCTCGGAGCCGCCGCCGGCGGCGGGTTCCCACAATGGAATTGCGGCTGTGCGAACTGCGTCGCCGTGCGCGAAGGCCGCCCGGGGTACGAGGCGCGCACGCAGGACTCGATCGCGGTCACCGCCGACGGCGCGCGCTACGCGGTCGTCAACGCCTCGCCCGAGATCCTGGCGCAGGTGCAGAAGAACGAGGCGCTCTGGCCGCGCTCGGCGCGCCACACGCCGATCAGCGCGGTCATCCTCACGAACGGAGACATGGACCACGTGCTGGGCCTCTTCTCGCTCCGCGAGTCGACGCCGTTCGCGCTCTACATGACCGCGGCGGTGCAGCGCGGGCTCGAGGAGAGCGCGTTCATCCGCACGCTGCGCCGCTTCGAGGGGCAGCTCGTCGTGCGGAACCTCGAGATCGGCAAGCCGACCGCGCTCGCCGACGCGACCGGCGAGCCGCTCGGCCTCTCGGTGCGCGCCTTCCCCGCCGCCGGCAAGCTCCCGGTCCACTTCGTCGGCCACGCGAAGGAGTCGCCGGAGGACAACGTCGGCCTCTCGTTCACCGACGACGCGGGGAAGACGCTCGCCTACGCCGCCGCGTGCGCGAGCGCGGAGGAAGGAGCGCACCTCGACGGGCACGACGTCGTCTTCTTCGACGGCACGTTCTGGACGGAGGACGAGCTCGTGAAGGCGGGGCTCTCGAAGTCGTACGCGCGCGACATGGCGCACGTCCCGGTCTCGGTCTCGCTCGAAAAGCTGAAGATCGGCGGGCGGAAGATCTACACGCACATCAACAACACGAATCCCATCTTGGCTCCCGACTCCAAGGAGCGAAAGCAAGTGCTCGCCGCGGGTTGGGAGATCGCCTACGACGGAATGGAGATCTCGCTATGACGGAGCCGCTCGATCGGGAGGCGTTCATCGCGCGCCTGCGTGACGAAGGCGCAAAGCGGTATCACGATCATCATGACTTCCACGTGCGCATGCACGCCGGGAAGCTCTCGCGCCGGCAGATCCAGGCGTGGGTCGAGAACCGCTTTTATTACCAGACACGAATCCCGATCAAGGACGCGATCATCCTCTCCAAGTCCGATGATCCCGCGTTCCGCCGCGTGTGGATCCACCGCATTCACGATCACGACGGGAAGGCCGAAGGGGAGGGCGGGCTCGCGCAGTGGATCCGCCTCGCGAAGGGCGTCGGCCTCGACGTCGACGAAGTGAAGTCGCTGAAGAACGTGCTCCCCGGCGTCCGCTTCGCGTGCGACTCCTACGTCCAGCTCGTCCGCGATCGTCCCCTCGTCGAGGCGGTCGCCTCCTCGCTCACGGAGTTCTTCTCCCCCGACATCATGGCGCGCCGCATCGTGGCGTGGGAGCAGCACTACCCGTGGGTCGAGGCCGAGACGATGGAGTACTTCCGCGGCCGCGTCACGCGCGCGCGCCAGGACTCGCACGAGGCGATCGACTACGTCATCGCCCACGCCACGACGCGGGAGGTGCAAGAGCGCTGCATCGACGCGCTCATCGTGAAGACGCAGATCCTCTGGGCGCTGCTCGACGCGGTGGATCGGGCATTTTCGGCGTGAACCCGAAGCTCGCGAAGAAGGCGCGGCTGCGGTTCGACCGGCACTCGGGGAAGCACATGCTGATGTACCCGGAGCGCGGCCTCGCCCTGAACGAGAGCGCGAAGCTCATCGTCGAGCGCTGCGACGGCACGCGGAGCGTCGAGCAGATCGTGCAGGAGCTCGACGCGATCGCGGGGCAGAGCGTCCAGGCCGACGTGCTCGCGGTGCTCGAGGACCTCCAGAAGAAGGGGCTCCTCGAGCCGTGAGCGAAGCGCCGCGGCCGTACACGCTGATCGCGGAGCTGACCTATCGGTGTCCGCTCAAGTGTCCGTATTGCTCCAATCCGACGAACCTGAAGGAGCACGACGGCGAGCTGACGACCGAGGAGTGGACGCGCGTCCTCGGCGAGGCGGAGGAGCTCGGCGTCGTGCAGGTGCACTTCACCGGCGGCGAGCCGTGCTCGCGCAAGGACCTCGAGGCGCTCGTCGCGCGCGCGCGCGAGCTCGAGCTGTACTCCAACCTCGTGACGAGCGGGGTGCCGCTCTCGAAGGAGCGCCTCGCGGGCCTGGCCGAGCGCGGACTCGACCACGTGCAAGTCAGCATTCAGTCGGCGAGAAAGGAGCGCTCGGACGAGATCGCGGGCTTCGCCGCCTATCCGCAGAAGCTCGAGGTGATGCGCTGGGTGCGCGACCTCGGACTGCCGCTCACGATGAACGTGGTGTTGCATCGCGCGAACCTCGACGAGGTCGACGAGCTCGTCGCGATGGCGGAGTCGGTCGGCGCGTCGCGCCTCGAGTTGGCCAATACGCAATACGTCTCCTGGGCATTGACGAATCGCGATCAGCTGATGCCGAGCGCCGCGCAGCTGGAGGAGGCCGCGGCGAAGGCGGCCGCGCACAAGAAGCGCCTCGAGGGCAAGATCGACGTCCTCTTCGTGAAACCGGATTATTTCGGCACGACCCCGAAGGCCTGCATGGACGGCTGGGCGCGCCGGTTCATCCACATGGTGCCGGACGGCCGCGTCTTGCCGTGCCACGCCGCGACGAGCATCCCCTCATTGAAGTTCGACGACGTCCGCGCGCGCTCGTTGGCGGATATCTGGGCCAACTCCGAGGCGCTGAACGCCTATCGCGGCGACGCGTGGATGAAGGAGCCCTGCAAGAGCTGCGACCGCCGCCACCAGGACTTCGGCGGCTGCCGCTGCCAGGCCTTCGCGCTCACCGGCGACGCCGCGAACACGGACCCCGCGTGCTCGCTCTCGGCGAGCCACGCGATCGTGACCGAGGCGCGCGCCGCCGCGCCGCCGGCCGAGCGCCGCTACCTCTACCGAGGCCGCTGACGTGAGGTGCCGATGACGCGGCGGCCGCTGTTCGTCGCGTCGTTCGGGGCGTTCGTGGCGGGGCTGTCGACGAGCCTCGTCGCGGTGTCGGCGCCGGTCATCGCCCGCGACCTCGCGGTCACGAAGGAGGACGTGAGCTGGGTCCTCACCGCGTACCTCCTCGCGATCACGTGCCTGCTCGCGCTCGCGGGCAAGGCGGCCGACGTGCTCGGCCGCAAGCGCGTGTACCTCACCGGCTTCTGCTTCTTCGTCGCCGGCTCCGCGATGTGCGCGGGCGCGCCCCTCCTCCGCGCGCTCGTCGGCGCCCGCGTCATGCAAGGCTGCGGCGCGGCGATGCTGATGGCGGTCGGCCCCGCGATCGTCACGCGCGCGGTGCCGCCGGCGCGTCGCGCGCGCGCGCTCGGGACGCAGCTCGCGCTCACGTACGTCGGGCTCGTGCTCGGGCCCTCGATCGGCGGCTTCCTCGCGGCGCGGCTCGGGTGGCAGGCGGTCTTCCTCGTCATCGCCGGCGCCGGCGCGCTCGGCGGCGTGCTCGCGCTCGCGCTCCTCGAGCCGGACGACGGGGGAGCGGGCGCGGGCGCGGCGGCGGAGCGGCCGAGCTGGCGCTCGCTCGACCTCGGCGGCGCGGTGCTGTTCGCGGCCGGCTTCGCCGCGCTGCTCGTCGCGCTGCATCGCGTACGGAGCGAGGGCTGGTCGAGCGCGCCGGTGCTCGCGATCCTCGCGTTCGTCGTCGTCGCGCTCGGCGCGTTCGTGCGGCACGAGGCGCTCGCGGCGCAGCCGCTCCTCCCGCTCCGCCTCCTGCGGCAGCCGCCGTTCGCGTTCGGCGTGCTCGGGGCGACGCTCCTCTACACCGTCACGTTCATGCTCTCGTCGTGGCTCCTGCCGTTCCAGCTCCAGCGCGCCGGCCTCGGCCCCGCGGAAGCCGGCGGCTACCTCACCGCGCAGCCGATCGTGATGGCGTTCGTCGCGCCGGTGTCGGGATGGATCGCCGACCGCTGGGGTCCGCGCCTCCCGAGCGCGGGCGGCATGCTCCTCATCGCGGCGGGGATGCTCGCGGTCGCGCGCGCGGCGGAGGAGCAAGGTCCCGCGCTCGTCGTCTCCCTCGCGCTCGTCGGCGTCGGCGCCGGCCTCTACGTCGCGCCGAACAGCGCGCTCATCATGGGCGCGGCGCCGAAGGACCGCCAGTCGATCGCGGCGGCGATGGCGGCGACGGCGCGGAACCTCGGCATGACGCTGGGGGTCGCGCTCGGAGCCTCGCTCGATCGTGCGTTCGGCTTCCGCGCGGCGCTCGTCGTCGCGGCGTGCCTCGGCGCGTGCGGCGCGCTCCTCGGCGTCGTGCGACCCGTGGTAGCGTCGCCGCGATGACCGAGCCCGTGAGGATCTCCCCCGCCGACGCGCACGCGAAGATGGCGGAGGGCTACACCTATGTCGACGTCCGGACCCCCGAGGAGTTCGCGGAGGGCCGCCCCGCCGGCGCGGTCAACGTGCCCCTCGGCGACGACTTCGTCGCGCTCATGGACGCGCGCTTCGCGAAGGACACGAAGATCGTCGTCGGCTGCAAGGCGGGCGGCCGCAGCTTGCGCGCGGCGAAGGCGCTCCTCGCCGCGGGCTACACGGACGTGCTCGATCAACGCGCCGGCTTCGACGCCGCGCGCGGCCCCTTCGGCGAGATCACGGAGCCGGGCTGGTCGCGCTCGAGCTTGCCGGTGGAGAAGTAGCAGCGTCGCTCTCGCTGACGCTCTCGCTTTCGTGCGCGATGCGCGGCGCCGGCGGCGGGCTGCCGGGCCAGCGGAGCGACTCCGGCACGTCGTGCGCGCGCTCCGCGACCTCGTCTTCGGGACCAGGTCCACACGCGCTCGTGGAGAGCCGCGGCGCGCTCGCTCCGCAGAAGGCCGAGCCGCCTTGCGAGACGACGACGCGCTTCCCTTCGTAGCAGCGCCACACGTAGACGTCGTGCCCGACCTCGACGCCGGTCCGGTACTGGAGATCGGGCGGCGACTTCGGCGCGTCCTTCACGTCCCACGGCTTCTGGAACGAGCACGCGAGGAGCGTGAGCCCGAGCCCGACGAAGAGCGGACGGCGCATGCCGCGATGCTACGCGGCTTTGGGCAGCGAGCGGCACGCGAGGAGCTTCGGATCGCGCGAGCGCGCCACCTCCGCGCGGCAGTAGAGGCAGCGGAACGCGATGTGATGAGGACGCGGCGTCATCCCGAACATGCTGAGGAGGATCCATCCCCACGTCGTGTACTCGGGCTCCTCTTGAATCGCGGGGTCGCCCCGGCGATGACCGCAGTGACAGGCTCGTTCGCGCATACCCCCGCACGTTGCACGCCGCGCGCCGCGGAAATCGCGAGCGATTCTGCGCCGCCGAGCTGCCGAAGATTCGGCAGGCGCCGGAGGTTCGGCGACCGAGGCCGCCCAGCCTCAGCTCATCCCGAGCGTCTTCAATCGGTACTGCAGCGTCGCGCGGCTCGTGCGGAGGAGGCGCGCGGCCTCCGACTGGTTGCCGTCGGCGCGTCGGAGCGCGTCCTCGAGGATCGACCGCTCGAACGCGTTCACCCGCTCCTTGAGCGGGGCGTCGCCGGCGGTCGTGCTCGGCGGCGGCGCCGTCGTCAGCTCGGGCAGGTCCGCGAGGCGAACGCGATCGCGCGCGAGGATCGCCGCGCGCTCGAGGACGTTCTGGAGCTCGCGCACGTTGCCCGGCCAGTCGTAGGCCTCGAGGTACGCCATCGCGTCGTCGTCGATCGGCTTCGGGCACGCGGCCGCGGCGAGGAGCGGGATGTCGTCCTTGCGATCGCGCAACGGCGGCACGACGAGCGGGAACACCGCGAGCCGGAAGTAGAGATCGCTCCGGAAGCGGCCGGCCTTCACGTCGGCGGCGAGGTCGCGGTTCGTCGCGGCGACGATGCGCACGTCGACCGGGATCGGGCGCGTCCCGCCGACGCGGTCGATCTCGTGCTCCTGCAGCACGCGGAGGAGCTTCGCTTGCGCCTCGAGCGGCAGCTCACCGACCTCGTCGAGGAACAGCGTGCCGCCGTGCGCGAGCTCGAAGCGCCCGATCCGCCGCGCGACCGCGCCCGTGAACGCGCCCTTCTCGTGGCCGAACAGCTCGCTCTCGATAAGGGTCGGCGGCAGCGCCGCGCAGCTCACGCGGACGAGCGGCGCGCGAGCGCGCGGGCTCCCCTCGTGCACCGCGCGCGCGAAGAGCTCCTTGCCCGTCCCTGTCTCGCCGGTGATCAGCACCGCCGCCGTCGTCGGCGCGACCTTGCGGACCTCGCCGAGCGCACGCTGGATCGCGGCGCTCTTGCCGAGGATGCCGCGCGGCTCGTGGAGCGCCGCCTTCAGGTACGCGTTCTCCGCCTCGAGCTTGCGCGTGAGCTCCTCGACGCGCGCGTAGAGCTTCGCGTTCG carries:
- a CDS encoding MFS transporter: MTRRPLFVASFGAFVAGLSTSLVAVSAPVIARDLAVTKEDVSWVLTAYLLAITCLLALAGKAADVLGRKRVYLTGFCFFVAGSAMCAGAPLLRALVGARVMQGCGAAMLMAVGPAIVTRAVPPARRARALGTQLALTYVGLVLGPSIGGFLAARLGWQAVFLVIAGAGALGGVLALALLEPDDGGAGAGAAAERPSWRSLDLGGAVLFAAGFAALLVALHRVRSEGWSSAPVLAILAFVVVALGAFVRHEALAAQPLLPLRLLRQPPFAFGVLGATLLYTVTFMLSSWLLPFQLQRAGLGPAEAGGYLTAQPIVMAFVAPVSGWIADRWGPRLPSAGGMLLIAAGMLAVARAAEEQGPALVVSLALVGVGAGLYVAPNSALIMGAAPKDRQSIAAAMAATARNLGMTLGVALGASLDRAFGFRAALVVAACLGACGALLGVVRPVVASPR
- the pqqE gene encoding pyrroloquinoline quinone biosynthesis protein PqqE: MSEAPRPYTLIAELTYRCPLKCPYCSNPTNLKEHDGELTTEEWTRVLGEAEELGVVQVHFTGGEPCSRKDLEALVARARELELYSNLVTSGVPLSKERLAGLAERGLDHVQVSIQSARKERSDEIAGFAAYPQKLEVMRWVRDLGLPLTMNVVLHRANLDEVDELVAMAESVGASRLELANTQYVSWALTNRDQLMPSAAQLEEAAAKAAAHKKRLEGKIDVLFVKPDYFGTTPKACMDGWARRFIHMVPDGRVLPCHAATSIPSLKFDDVRARSLADIWANSEALNAYRGDAWMKEPCKSCDRRHQDFGGCRCQAFALTGDAANTDPACSLSASHAIVTEARAAAPPAERRYLYRGR
- a CDS encoding rhodanese-like domain-containing protein, whose amino-acid sequence is MTEPVRISPADAHAKMAEGYTYVDVRTPEEFAEGRPAGAVNVPLGDDFVALMDARFAKDTKIVVGCKAGGRSLRAAKALLAAGYTDVLDQRAGFDAARGPFGEITEPGWSRSSLPVEK
- a CDS encoding sigma 54-interacting transcriptional regulator: MDRTAALGRIALRMTRSLEPGEVLAEIVRALVGDLDAAMARVWLVAAEDVGVLSLVASAGLSERLDGSHARVAIGALKIGQIAAQRTPLSSSDVLADPRFVEKEWLRANGIVGFAGHPLLGSNGELLGVLAIFARRALAEEDLASIEILAAQASVAIANAKLYARVEELTRKLEAENAYLKAALHEPRGILGKSAAIQRALGEVRKVAPTTAAVLITGETGTGKELFARAVHEGSPRARAPLVRVSCAALPPTLIESELFGHEKGAFTGAVARRIGRFELAHGGTLFLDEVGELPLEAQAKLLRVLQEHEIDRVGGTRPIPVDVRIVAATNRDLAADVKAGRFRSDLYFRLAVFPLVVPPLRDRKDDIPLLAAAACPKPIDDDAMAYLEAYDWPGNVRELQNVLERAAILARDRVRLADLPELTTAPPPSTTAGDAPLKERVNAFERSILEDALRRADGNQSEAARLLRTSRATLQYRLKTLGMS